Proteins encoded in a region of the Oncorhynchus gorbuscha isolate QuinsamMale2020 ecotype Even-year linkage group LG16, OgorEven_v1.0, whole genome shotgun sequence genome:
- the LOC123999070 gene encoding transmembrane protein 120B — protein sequence MSLQRCQTDWEEIDQEYQQLQETHKVYRQKLDELTNLQATCSSAISKQRKGLKDLGRSLSKCTKTSDEKETELIKDIQMQIKDKENFFFDMEAYLPKKNGLYLNLVLGNVNVTLLSNQAKFAYKDEYEKFKLFMTIILMFGAITCLFLLNYRVTDEIFNFLLVWYYCTLTIRESILMSNGSRIKGWWVSHHYVSTFLSGVMLTWPEGSMYQMFRSQFLAFSIYQSFVHFLQYYYQSGCLYRLRALGERNQLDLTVEGFQSWMWRGLTFLLPFLFFGHFWQLYNAMTLFRLAGHEDCKEWQVFMLALTFLVLFLGNFLTTLKVVHQKIQENPEKVQKQE from the exons GAAACTCACAAAGTGTACAGGCAGAAGCTCGATGAGCTCACCAACCTCCAGGCAACATGCAGCAGTGCCATTAGTAAACAGCGGAAGGGTCTAAAAGACCTCGGGCGCAGTCTGTCCAA GTGCACAAAAACAAGTGATGAGAAAGAAACGGAACTGATCAAAGACATCCAAATGCAAATTAAAGACAAAGAGAACTTCTTCTTTGATATGGAAGCCTATTTGCCAAAGAAGAATGG ATTGTACTTAAATTTGGTGCTTGGCAATGTGAATGTAACACTTCTCAGCAACCAGGCAAA ATTTGCCTATAAAGATGAATATGAGAAGTTCAAGCTTTTTATGACAATAATCTTGATGTTTGGAGCCATAACCTGTCTCTTTTTGCTCAATTACCG TGTCACAGATGAAATCTTCAACTTCTTGCTGGTTTGGTACTACTGCACTTTGACCATAAGGGAAAGCATCCTCATGAGCAATGGGTCCCG GATCAAAGGGTGGTGGGTTTCCCATCATTATGTCTCTACCTTCCTATCAGGTGTAATGCTTACCTG GCCAGAGGGGTCCATGTATCAGATGTTTAGAAGTCAATTCCTTGCATTCTCCATTTACCAGA GCTTTGTGCATTTTCTTCAATATTACTACCAAAGTGGCTGCTTATACCGGTTACGAGCTTTGGGGGAGAGAAATCAGTTGGACCTCACAGTGG AGGGGTTTCAGTCATGGATGTGGAGAGGGCTCACCTTCCTCTTGCCATTTCTCTTTTTCGGCCAT TTCTGGCAGCTGTACAATGCTATGACTCTGTTTCGGTTGGCAGGACATGAAGACTGTAAAGAGTGGCAG GTGTTTATGTTGGCACTGACATTTCTTGTCCTATTCCTGGGGAATTTTCTCACCACATTAAAAGTTGTTCATCAAAAGATCCAGGAAAATCCAGAAAAGGTGCAAAAGCAGGAGTGA
- the LOC123999071 gene encoding rho-related GTP-binding protein RhoF-like isoform X3, translating into MRLSLKYAPSVFEKYVTTVTYGGKEIRLNLYDTAGQDDYDRLRPLSYQNANLVLVCYDVTNPTSFENVLIKWYPEVNHFCRDVPVILIGCKTDLRKDKERTRRLKAMDQAPITYTQGEETRRHMSAELYLECSAKYRENVEDIFRDATKKALASSRRARQRTKKRHCVIL; encoded by the exons ATGAGACTGAGTTTG AAGTATGCTCCGTCTGTGTTTGAGAAATATGTCACCACAGTCACGTATGGAGGGAAAGAGATTCGGCTCAACCTCTATGACACAGCCG GCCAAGATGATTACGATCGTTTGAGGCCACTCTCATACCAGAATGCCAACCTGGTGTTAGTTTGTTATGATGTGACCAACCCCACCAGTTTTGAAAATGTCTTAATCAAG TGGTACCCGGAAGTGAACCACTTCTGTCGCGATGTTCctgtcattctgattggctgtaagactgacctgaggaaggaTAAGGAGCGTACCAGGAGGCTAAAAGCCATGGACCAGGCTCCCATCACTTACACACAG GGTGAGGAGACCAGGCGGCATATGAGTGCTGAGCTTTATCTAGAGTGTTCAGCCAAATACCGGGAGAACGTAGAGGACATTTTCAGAGATGCCACCAAAAAAGCCCTGGCATCAAGCCGCAGAGCAAGACAACGTACGAAGAAGAGGCATTGTGTCATCCTGTGA
- the LOC123999071 gene encoding rho-related GTP-binding protein RhoF-like isoform X2, with the protein MGLLCRRPTARSTKYAPSVFEKYVTTVTYGGKEIRLNLYDTAGQDDYDRLRPLSYQNANLVLVCYDVTNPTSFENVLIKWYPEVNHFCRDVPVILIGCKTDLRKDKERTRRLKAMDQAPITYTQGEETRRHMSAELYLECSAKYRENVEDIFRDATKKALASSRRARQRTKKRHCVIL; encoded by the exons ATGGGCCTCTTGTGCAGAAGACCGACTGCTCGCAGCACA AAGTATGCTCCGTCTGTGTTTGAGAAATATGTCACCACAGTCACGTATGGAGGGAAAGAGATTCGGCTCAACCTCTATGACACAGCCG GCCAAGATGATTACGATCGTTTGAGGCCACTCTCATACCAGAATGCCAACCTGGTGTTAGTTTGTTATGATGTGACCAACCCCACCAGTTTTGAAAATGTCTTAATCAAG TGGTACCCGGAAGTGAACCACTTCTGTCGCGATGTTCctgtcattctgattggctgtaagactgacctgaggaaggaTAAGGAGCGTACCAGGAGGCTAAAAGCCATGGACCAGGCTCCCATCACTTACACACAG GGTGAGGAGACCAGGCGGCATATGAGTGCTGAGCTTTATCTAGAGTGTTCAGCCAAATACCGGGAGAACGTAGAGGACATTTTCAGAGATGCCACCAAAAAAGCCCTGGCATCAAGCCGCAGAGCAAGACAACGTACGAAGAAGAGGCATTGTGTCATCCTGTGA
- the LOC123999071 gene encoding rho-related GTP-binding protein RhoF-like isoform X1, with translation MTQNGTMTSNGNAKKGEELKIVIVGDGGCGKTSLLMVYAKGDFPEKYAPSVFEKYVTTVTYGGKEIRLNLYDTAGQDDYDRLRPLSYQNANLVLVCYDVTNPTSFENVLIKWYPEVNHFCRDVPVILIGCKTDLRKDKERTRRLKAMDQAPITYTQGEETRRHMSAELYLECSAKYRENVEDIFRDATKKALASSRRARQRTKKRHCVIL, from the exons ATGACACAGAATGGTACTATGACTAGCAATGGCAATGCTAAGAAGGGAGAAGAACTAAAAATTGTTATTGTGGGTGATGGGGGATGTGGGAAAACATCCCTTCTAATGGTGTATGCCAAAGGAGACTTTCCAGAG AAGTATGCTCCGTCTGTGTTTGAGAAATATGTCACCACAGTCACGTATGGAGGGAAAGAGATTCGGCTCAACCTCTATGACACAGCCG GCCAAGATGATTACGATCGTTTGAGGCCACTCTCATACCAGAATGCCAACCTGGTGTTAGTTTGTTATGATGTGACCAACCCCACCAGTTTTGAAAATGTCTTAATCAAG TGGTACCCGGAAGTGAACCACTTCTGTCGCGATGTTCctgtcattctgattggctgtaagactgacctgaggaaggaTAAGGAGCGTACCAGGAGGCTAAAAGCCATGGACCAGGCTCCCATCACTTACACACAG GGTGAGGAGACCAGGCGGCATATGAGTGCTGAGCTTTATCTAGAGTGTTCAGCCAAATACCGGGAGAACGTAGAGGACATTTTCAGAGATGCCACCAAAAAAGCCCTGGCATCAAGCCGCAGAGCAAGACAACGTACGAAGAAGAGGCATTGTGTCATCCTGTGA